The sequence below is a genomic window from Coffea arabica cultivar ET-39 chromosome 4c, Coffea Arabica ET-39 HiFi, whole genome shotgun sequence.
ACCTTTGCAGTTGGATGAACTTTTGCTGATGGATGAATATAAACGTCACCAGTAATTGTTGCACTCTTTATACCATCTCCAGTTGCTAAAATATGGGGCGATGTGAACCGAAACTGGGCAAGATAAAGGGCAGAACATCTCAAAGACATTCTGCAGAACATAAACTCAACAATCACAGGAAATTTCCAACAATCAGATAAGTACAGAACTTGATAAGTATTGAGCATATTTTATTTACCCAGGAGTTTTAATTTGCTCCCAAAAATCCATGGTTTCATACGTGTATAATTGCTTCTTCCCTGCAAGAGGAGATAGGATGTCCTGATCCAATCGAACAAAATCTGCGGGAAGGCTCCTGCAAAATACTATGCATGAGACAGGAAGCCAAATGAGAATCAACTATGCATGAGACAAAATCTGTGGGAAGGCTCCTGCAAAATACTATGCTTCTGAAGGTGGGTTCCCTTCATTGCCAGGATTCATAGGCAGTGACTTTTACTCCCAAGCAGTGGGAGGAGCCCAGGGCTCTGACCGCGTGCTTGTTGAAGAATGAGCCGGCGACTCATAGGCAATGGCTTGGTTAAGGGAACCCACCGGAGCCGTAGCAAAAGCGAAGTTTGAAACCTATTTACTTATTCGTATTGGTTCCACTAGGGGGGAGTGCCCAAGCATTGCGTGGGTGTTTGGTGTCTGGGATTAAAGAGGATTTTTCATTGGACAAATAATAGTACATTCTAGAAAGAAATAGTCATCAAATATGACAAAATTAATAATAGTACATTCTAATTGCAGCACACACTTATACACTTTACTTTATCAATGATCTTGCAATTTTACTATTTCCAAAAGGCCCCTATAGATGTCAGTTAAAAATCGCCCAAGAGGAGACATAAGTTGTTTCAAACAAAGGAacacactccaacggctagttatAGTAACGTATTAATTGCACAACATGTTAACATGTTTTTGTGTTAATTGCACAACAAAAGCAATTAATATGTCTATTAACACCATTTCAGTAATTACACCAACACATAAGCTTATATGAGTTGTACTCGATGCAAAAACGGTTGCAAAGTAACTCCATATTCCAGAAATATCCAGATGTCTCCATAAATCAAAGATTTAAATGTATCAAAATGAGGGCATTTCGGTAAATATATCTAAACACATGCTGCTCTCAGTTATAtcgaaagttttaaaaaaattacacaaCATTCCATATTCCCAAAAAGCCTCTATCCATGCAGTTGAAAttcaaacccccccccccctcttttgACCACAACttattcttatatagtataaggaaacATTTAAGTCTAAACCATAAGAACAGATCAAAAGTAATAATTCTACCTAGAGATGattgtaattttattttgttatggCTAAAGCAGGTGACAGTTGCCAAGTAAATGAGTTTTGAGAATTTACTGCTTCCTCCTCTTattgaaattcaaaaatttgtgGTGTTTGATTCCAATATAAAGTTTATTTCACCTTAAGTTTCTTTTCTCCATATAAAATAACTCAAAAGAGGACTTTATGAAGCACAACACTGATCTAGCTGAATGACATccattgtaaaaaaaaaaaaatcccaaatgTTGAGACAAGTGTGCCTAATGGGACAGAAAGTAAACAGACTCACACTTCACAGTTCTTCAGGTTCAAAGCCACAAAACATAGGTTAGAAAGAACATCATAGACATATGCATGACAATTTTCCACCCAGTTGGCAAGCAAACAGCCAAGTGAACAGACACACACTTCACAGTTCTTCAGGTTCAAAGCCACAAAACATAGGTTAGAAAGAAGAACATCATAGACATAAGCATGACAATTTTCTGCCCAGTTGGCAAGCAACCCTTTAAAGAGAGGAAAGGAACCAATATATAGTTCAAGCACATTCAAAGTCACATTTCAGGGGTATGAAACTTGCATACTTGCAGTAACAGCCCTGAAAATTGATGCATAGGTAGTTTGAAATAATTAACCACATGGGAATTCCCAAGCTGTAAAGTGACTCAGTGCTTTAAAAATCTCGTAAAATGGTCATAACCAGCATCAACATGCAACAGCATGAAATAAGTTAAAATAAGTTCAATCTAACTTGTGCACTCCATATTTAATTTTCATATAGTCCTAGAATTTTGTCATTAAAAATAACTCCAAGCTAAAATATGTAAATATTGCAAAAGAGTGAACCAACATGAGCTTTTGAGCTTCGTTAATAGCACATTCTGCCACCTTTTATAACTTTCTTTCTGCATTCTATTAGCTAATTTATTGCACCAATCTTAAAGTTGCAGACCAAAACAAAACTACTTAAGCATGTCTTGATCTGAATGTACCTTTACAAGGAGCATAGCATTTCCTTAAAGATATCAAAGTAAATTTTGAAAACAGGTGACATTAAGAGTCTGTTTGTTTCAATGTAAAATTTTTTCCCGAGGAGAACATTTTCAATGAAAATAATTTTCgtgaaaaaattttcatttccctttattttcaggtgtttggtgcCATTTTATGAAAATGTACCACAAAACTAAAACCTACAAGAAGAAGGATTCCCCATAGAGTCCCTCCAATTACCACCATCCCATGTACATTGGATTCACCATCTCAACCCAGAAATTTGTCCAATCTCCAAATCTATCAAACTCTAGAATTGGGAATTCATAGTTTCTCAAACCAATTACACAGCATACCAATGAAGATTCAAATTCATAATATGTCAACGAAAATTGCTTCAGTAATTAAAACCCTATAATTGATCAAACATCATATGGAAAAGTAGCACTTGAATTCTAGTTCAAACTTTTCTGCACAATAGTCTTCCAAATTTCTCCTTCACTTTTCCAAATTTCTCTCACCCAAAAACTTATCAAGACCCACTCTTGGTATAGATTTTCTACATCTCCATGGATGCATTGTTTATGCTGGCATGAGAGGAAAGGAGTAGAATTGGTGAAGATGAGGAGGAGGGAAAGGTGGCTGACAATGGTAATTTTCATTGCAGGTGTAAGGATGCATTTTTAACGATGGTCTCAGTTTGGTATTTCTTATTTGTTATGAGAATTTTAACAAGTAAGCGCTGAAATGATTGATACGCTAAGTTTGATGGAAATTAACTTCCGTATGCTTGCTCCGTAAGTCATTTTACATCTTGTAGCGTAAAAGGTTTTAcactggaaaatattttcccgaCATTTTTTGCTGCCAAACACCAGAAAATCCGAAAACTAttttctggaaaatattttcagttcaAACAAACAGACTCTAAGTGCAAAGAGTACCTGTTTGGGAGCTGGAGGGCTTCAAAGCTGGATACACGCCTTAAATTAGCTGCAGAATAGTGATAGAAAGTACACATCAGATTTCACAACCTTGGAGTTGTCTTATCAACTTGTGTAAGGTACTTGTAGCTTGTTCTATATGGATGaaactaaaaggaaagaagtcCCCTCAGTCCAGTATTATATTAGAAATATATTCCATGTCAGTGAACAGCACTGACAAGGATGAAAAACATATATAAACACTTGAAAGATAATTGACGAtggaaataaaatataaaatgtcattgaATATATTATCCTCAATAATATGGAACTAAGCCCTTTAGTATAAAGACCACAACTTGACTCATATCatggatctttttttttttttttgggcatcaCCTTACTCTATTGTAATATGCCATAATATATATGATTATATACCTAAACATATATAGTCACACATATGGCTGATCAAATAACATAATAAACAGAAtatcaaaaactaaatttgaagCCTGCAATCTCATTGCTGATATAAGAAATGGATCCATTTAACAAACTACATTCCAAATTCTAGGTTAATTACTCCGTTTAACAAACTACATTCCAAATTCTCGGTTAAGTACTAGAATTTATAAAGCAAAACTTATTTGATTGACAACTTAAATGAAGAAGTTATGAAGAACTAATTTGGAAGCTCACAAGCTCAAGGTGTTGATATAGACAATGAATACTCTGTTAACAAACTATTTTTCAAAtgccaggttaagtactaggaCTTGTAAGGCAACAGTTATCACATTGACAAAATGCAAGAGCAACATTGAGTAAGTTAATTAAAGCAGATCTGTAACATCTTCGAAGGATTAAATCTGAACAGAAAGCTACTGAGAGATAGCTCAGTCTCTGATTCAAATGAGTAATAGACATAGAAATTTATAAACAATGCAGGTACTTAATTATCTTACTGCAGATAGTATTTAGGGAGAGAAGACTGAAAAATCTTCACAGAAGTAGGGCTCACCAAAAAACTTCAACTAGAGAAGAAACAAAATAACCAAGGATATAACCTCTTTATGCAAGAAGTTAATCTTTACAGTGCTGACACATCAGATTGacaaatcaaaacaaacaacaaCAGGATCTCAAAGCTTTCATGACACAATGCTGTAGTCTTTCTTGAACTAATTGTACCAGAGAGGACAGGCCAATCCCAAAGAATCTCAACAATCAAATATGTGTCTGATAGACCAATCAGATAGCATAATGTACTGTAATAAACTAAATGCTGCTAGCATGAACATGACAACCTAAAACCTAGAACTGACCTCTATCTTTTCTTTGTGTGGATACACCTTGAATGGCTGCAAAAACATCTGGTGTGAATACATAGACACCACAATTTATGTGATCACTCACCTGCATAAAATGAACAAATATTAGAGTCTCAACCAAAAGCTGCACACATTAGTAAGACACCAAAATCACGGATCTTTTACGCACAAAAGTTTCTGGTTTCTCTGTGTAGTGCAACAGTTCATTAGTAACAGGATCAGCCACCAATTCACCAAACTGGTTGGCTGATTCGGGAGGAACCTGCATGTAGGAAGTAAAGGAAGATGGCAAAACTCAGAAGAATCACAAATTAAAAGAAGAACTAGATTTTGCATGCCACCTAGAAATATAGCAACCTTGATCACAAGGATAGTTCCCATCCCACCATATCTTCTGTGAGCCTCTGCAATTGTTTCAATCAATAAGAAGCAATTCAAATCCTAGGATCACAATTAGTGACCACGAAATGTAAAACTAGTATGGCATGTGCTCCACTAAATGGACGAAAGCCAATCTTCACTTCTATGGAGAAAAGAGACATTAGGAAGAATAAGCCAATTACCAAGCATATCAGGCAGTGGAAAACTGCAGCAAACATCACAGTTCAGCAGAAAGATATGTGACTGccattgaaaacaaagaagattTATTGAGGAGgctttttttccccttatttTGTCCTATAGTTCTTGATTTTCCACTTTGCTATTCCTATGAATATAAGAAACAAGAAGGCAACAATGAAGAAACAAACAATTAACGAAGAAGAGAATAGATTAAAACCGGACTGTCTTCCATGATTAGATCCCTAAAATTGTAAAGTCCACCAGCTGATCCGTGCGGCTTCTCCTCCTTCAAGTATCTAACATTGCACGATTGAATATTCAAATTAAGACAGGAAGTGAAAAAGATTCTACTCTACAAATAAAGCAAACCAAAAGTTTACCTGACTGGAACCTTGAGCTCATTAGAGATTGAAGACACAAACAATGCAAATTCACGCTCCTCATAGAAGCCAATAAGATAGATCTGTGCTAGATTTGGAATCTGACAGAAACAAAAGAACGTAAATTACGGTGCAGAAGTAACAAGACAATGCACACAAAACTATTAGCATTCTTGGACTATATGCTTTATCTATCAATCAACTTCAAACCCCATTGATCCATAGACAAAATGTACAATTCAATAAGTAAATCTATGTTGAAGCATACAAAATTTTAAACACTCTTCGATAGTTTTTTGCAAGAAATAAATCCTTATTAGCATACCCTTTTACAAGCAGAGATTGGATGATGCACCATTGGCTGTCCAGCCAGGGGAAAAAGTGGCTTTGGAATATTAAATGACAATGGCCGAAATCGAGTACCTGCAATACCCATCTTAGCATTATTTCACAAAACAGTAAAACAGCCTAAACATTTTACTAACATTAGAGCTCCCAAGTCATCAACAAGCAGATAGAAGTTTAGaatttcaaaaaggaacaaagatCTTCAAAATTACAGACCATTTGCTACCAAGATCAGAAATCCAAATGTGGAAAATTGAATTGCTACCTTTAGTTGGTCCGCCCACCATGATGACTGCCACAACTTTCTCTTCTGAACTTCCCATCATTCGCACCAAAATTCAGAACCCAGATCCCAAATTCACTAGTGATGGATATCCTCTGACCAGAAGGAATCACTGACAACCCGTGATTCTTCTGCAACTACACCatatataaaagaaattaaaaatgaaaagaaaaaggcactATGGCTACTTAAGCGTAAAAATTCCAAGAATCACGTGATTGATTCCTCCGTTATTTGTAGGGATTTTAGGACAAGGACAGAGGGCATACACTACTTGTTTGTCAGTATAAAAGATGCACAGGAACAGAGAAGACAGATGGGAAATAAATAGAACTACTAACAATGAATTACCATCAGGGAATAATTTAGCAATTTAATAAGACTGAAGAAGCCCTTCCAAGGCAGTCCAGCTCGTCTAATCGAGGGTTAGTGCACCCGAAATCCAGTGATCGAGTCTTATaaccaaaatgaaaaataatcCAATAATCCCAACAAGGGTTGGGGACTGAAGTGGAACCAGATCCTtgtatttgtgaaaaaaaaattttaataagaCTCAAGAAGGACCGAATGAAAGAATTGTCAACTCTTTTCAACTAAATTGGTGTTTTCCTCTTGTTATAAAAGCAAGGGTAAATTACCTTTTCCCTCCCTATAATTTGGTGATTTATCGTATAATCTCTATATATTTAACAatttatattttaataaaaagtcaaaaataaataaataaattgacaAATGTACCCTttcattacttctttttttcctccaaatataaaaaagaagaagttgaaataaaaaataggtaaataagAACTAGAAAATACCATTAAAGATTTGGTATAATAACCTATAATGATATTTGTAGTaaaaaatttttggtattttttgtttcttatttatttgttatatattcccctttcatattttttgtttcatatttatttatttattatttctctctatctcttttgtatttggagaaaattaagatATTATGAACCAAAGTATAAGTTTTCAAAATCATCTCTTTTCTTtcacacagagagagagagagagagaggaggaaaaaaaagtaacaaaaggat
It includes:
- the LOC113739966 gene encoding uncharacterized protein, with translation MMGSSEEKVVAVIMVGGPTKGTRFRPLSFNIPKPLFPLAGQPMVHHPISACKRIPNLAQIYLIGFYEEREFALFVSSISNELKVPVRYLKEEKPHGSAGGLYNFRDLIMEDSPSHIFLLNCDVCCSFPLPDMLEAHRRYGGMGTILVIKVPPESANQFGELVADPVTNELLHYTEKPETFVSDHINCGVYVFTPDVFAAIQGVSTQRKDRANLRRVSSFEALQLPNRSLPADFVRLDQDILSPLAGKKQLYTYETMDFWEQIKTPGMSLRCSALYLAQFRFTSPHILATGDGIKSATITGDVYIHPSAKVHPTAKIGPNVSISANARIGAGVRLVNCIILDDVEIKENAVVIHAIVGWKSMIGRWSRVQAEGDYNAKLGVTILGESVSVEDEVVVINSIVLPNKTLNLSVQEEIIL